DNA from Leptospirales bacterium:
AGCGACGATTTCCGCACATGCCGGGCGTACGTGACGCGTGGTTTGTGGGCCTCACGCCGCAGAATGTTGCCGTCGTCTGGCTTGGTCAGGATGAGGGAGCGCCTTTTCAGGGTTCCGGTGCGCAGACTGCCAGCGTCTGGGCCGATTATGCCCAGGCCTCGCTGCGCGGCCGTATTGAGGGCGCCTTTCCCGAGGTCGAGATTGAGGATGAACCTATCGATGACCCGCAGCCCGAAATCGATCCGGCGCCGGAGCTGCCCGCAGCGCAGCCGCCTGCCGAGAGCAGCCCTCCGCCAACTGGCGCAGCGCCAGCGCCCGCCGCCGAAAACAATACGCCGCCGGCCAGCGGTCCCTGAGCTGAGCTGAGCTGCCTGCGTCGCCGTCCAGGCCAATGGCAGGCGTCGGCTAGAGGACGTCGTTGAGCGAGATCGAGGCGGAAGCGCCGCCGCCTGATTTGCGCCGGCGGTATTCGCGGATCTGGTTCTTGATAGCCAGCCAACGGCTATTGTACGCCCGGGCCAGTTCAAAGACCTCCTCCTGCTGGTCGCCGCGCGGCAGGCGCACCTCAAGGTTGTAGTCCCACTCGCGCAATCCTTTGTTCATCACAAAGATTGGATCAGCTACGGTCTGCGCAAATTCTCGGGAGTAGAGCAGCATGTTGGCGCCTACCAGCGCCAGTATAGCCGCCAGGATAAAGAGATTCAGCCGTGCATGCTCCATGTCTGCGGAACGGTAAGAAATCTGGGCCATATAGCCGGTTACTCCAACCGGCTGCCATTCTCCCGACTGGTGTGAATTCCAGAGCAGCTCCTGGTATTCTGGATGCTGGTAGACGATATTCTGGCTGGCGTCCCGCAGACGGATGACATCGCTCATCGCCGGGCTGCTGGCCAGGAATTCCGCGATCCAGAGCATATCCGGAGCGCCTTGACCGCGCGGCCGCGTGCTTTTCAGTGCAGCCGCCAGCGAATTCAGACAGCGTTCGACGTGCGGTCCGCGATCGCCGACGTGAAGAAAAGGAACGAATTGCGCAATGAATAGCGCCACAACCAGCGTGGCTACGCCAGTTGTGGCAATGGTCGCCACGTGACGGTTGGTCATCGCCGATTCCGTATTCTGGATTTTTCCCAGCAGCTTGATGACCCGGATCAATCGCAAGATACGAGTGACGCGCACCGCCTTAGCAGTCTTCAAAATTGACAGAAAGGCCAGCAGACCGCCGGCTGAGGCATCGCTGAATAGAATCAGATAGAGCGCCGGGCCTGACACCAGCAGCAGCAGCGGCAACGAGCTGATAAAATCAATCCAGCCGCG
Protein-coding regions in this window:
- a CDS encoding ion transporter translates to MQTKRAATDHFPRPIEYFILLLIVLVIGLIIVEELAIVYSWSHRSNVYLTIAAFSFDFLFSIEFLGRSAVSARHGQFWRYIRDQRGWIDFISSLPLLLLVSGPALYLILFSDASAGGLLAFLSILKTAKAVRVTRILRLIRVIKLLGKIQNTESAMTNRHVATIATTGVATLVVALFIAQFVPFLHVGDRGPHVERCLNSLAAALKSTRPRGQGAPDMLWIAEFLASSPAMSDVIRLRDASQNIVYQHPEYQELLWNSHQSGEWQPVGVTGYMAQISYRSADMEHARLNLFILAAILALVGANMLLYSREFAQTVADPIFVMNKGLREWDYNLEVRLPRGDQQEEVFELARAYNSRWLAIKNQIREYRRRKSGGGASASISLNDVL